The genomic window TTTCTTCGGGGCATTTTAAGAACCTTATAGGCTTTAGTGGTGAAGTTATTACCGCAGACCTTTCAAAAAAGGAGCTTTGGGAGTGGCTAAAGACAAACTTCCAATTTGATGCGGTATTCCACCAAGGTGCGATTACCGACACCACCGTGCAAGACCAAAGGAGGATGATGGAGGTAAACGCAGACAGTCTGAGGTATATCCTTGATGCTTGTCTTCATTGGAAGGCTAAGCTAATTTACGCCTCATCTGCTGGAGTATATGGCAACAGCAAGCCACCTATGAAAGAAGAAGAGGGACTTGAGCCAGAAAACATATATGGCTTTTCTAAGCTAACTATGGACAGGATAGCTATTAACTTCTTGGAGGAGCATCCAGAAATTCAAGTGGTGGGTCTTAGATACTTTAACGTTTACGGACCTGGGGAACACTACAAGGGCAAAACCGCAAGCATGATATACCAGCTATACAGACAGATGAAAGAAGGAAAGCGTCCAAGGCTTTTCAAGTGGGGAGAGCAGAAAAGGGATTTTGTCTATATAGAAGATGTTATAAGGGCAAACCTCTTGGCTTTTGAAGGAAATATTTCTGGTGTGTTTAATGTGGCTACTGGAATACCAAGAAGTTTTAATGAGATAGTGGACATACTCAACAGATACCTTGGGACTAACTATGAAGTTGAATACTTTGACTGCCCTTATGACTTTTATCAAAACTTCACTCAGGCAGACCTTTCAAAGGCAAGGGAGTTTTTGGGCTACGAGCCTTTGTATAGCTTAGAAGAGGGTATAAGGGATTACCTTGAAAGGCTTGGAGAGACTATGTCTCCAAAAAAGGATGATTAATTTGGTATGTATCCTTTTGCTTATCCAACTAATAGCACTACAGCGTAGCAGAATAATAGCTTTGTGTTTATATATGCTTAAAAGTCAGTTAGCTTGTTGTTCTCCTCACCCTTATCTTACCACTCATGAGGTTGTGAAGTAGGCTCTTAAATAGGTTCTGAAGTGCTTTCTTATACTCTTCTTCTTTTTGCAGTTTCTCGTCTATGGCTCTTAGGACTTCCGCTATGGCTTTCTGCTCCTCAAGTGGTGGGAGGGGGATGGAGAAAGTCTGAAGTTCTGATTTTGATATTGCTTTAAATGTAGAACCTGTCCCCAGCTTTTCAATTTTTTCCTTCGCAAAGTTAAAATAGTAGAAAAGGAATTCGTTTTCACCTTCCCTAAGCTCTATACAAGCTAAACCTCTTCCGATGCAATATTCCCTGTCTGCTATATTTACATCTCCTACTGGTGCTCTAACAGAAAACAAAATAGAGCCAATCCTTGAAGTTTTAATTGGATGAGTTGTATACTTAGTTACATTGGGATAAATATTTCCAAATTCAGCTTTTCCTTGTAAGAATGGTACCCCCTTGCCATTGCTATTATATGTTTCTCCGGGTGGTGATTGACCCATTATTATCTCCGCCACCTCCCCCAATCTCACCACCTCCCAATCAACAGGCAAAGGACCCAGTTCTGTATCTTTGAAATCCCTCTCCTCGTAAAACTCAAAACCCATAGCAGAAAATTATAAAACTTTGGCTTTATATACCAAGCTCTTCCTTCAAAACTCTTGGAAGTATACACTGAACAGGTTAAATTCAAGAATAAGAAGTGGAAGATGGAAGTGTTCTTGAAAATATCTCTGAGGGACTATGGAATAAAGGAGTTTGAGGATACAGGCATGATAATAATAGTAAAAAAAGGGCTATCTGGAAAGCCAGACTACTCTATAGATGGGGAAGGTTTTGTGGTAGAGTTCAAAAATGGAGAGATATACATTATAGACATATACGACCCTGAGGTGGCGAGAAACTTCCGCGAAAAGCTATCTCTTAGCTATGTATAGTGTCCTCGGGCTTGACCTCGCAGGTAGTGAAAAGAGGAAAACGGGCTACGCCTACTGGGAAGGAAGTAGCCTAAGGGTGGGTGTGGTATATACAGACAGAGAGGTGCTTGAGCTTTCAGAGGGTTTTTCTCTGATAATGATAGATGCTCCGCTTTCCATACCTGCTGGAAGAAGTAGTCTTGAAGATAGAGGACCTCACTTAAGAGAGTGCGACCTTTTGTTGAAAAAACACGGGCATAGGTTTTTCCCCGTAACCTTGGGTCCTATGAGGATGCTAACCAAAAGGGCTATGAACTTGGCAAAAGCTATGAAGGAGAGAGGAGCAGAGGTTTTTGAAACCTTTCCCGGTGCTACCTATGACCTGCTGGGGCTTGACAGAAAGGATAGGAGTTTAATACTTAACTTCTATATGAAATTGCCTCTGGCACTTGAAGAAAGAGAATACTCGCAGGATGAGTTGGATGCGGTTGCCTGTTGGCTTGCGGGCATTTGTCATCTTATGGGCAAAAGCCTTGTATTCTCTGGCGTAGATGGACAGATAGTGATAGCAAACAAGGAATGTGTTGATGGTCTTGACAAAAGATGAATTGCGAATTATTATCATTTACAAGGAGGTAAGGAATGGACAGAGTATATATCTTTGACACCACCCTCAGAGACGGAGAGCAGGCACCAGGCTTTTCCATGACCACGGAGGAGAAACTACAGATGGCACACCAGCTTGCAAGGCTTGGTGTGGACGTGATAGAAGCAGGCTTTGCGGCAGCATCAAAGGGGGACTTTGAGGCGGTAAACCTCATAGCCCAAGAGGTAAAGGGACCAATAATATGTTCCCTTGCAAGGGCTTTAGAGAGGGACATAGAGCTTGCAGGACAAGCACTTGAGCCTGCGGATAGAAAAAGAATTCATACCTTCATAGCCACCTCGGAGATACATATGAAGTATAAGCTACGCATGTCTCCGGAGGATGTCTTAGAAAGGGCAAAAAGGGCAGTAGAATACGCAAGGAGGTTTACCGACGATGTGGAGTTCTCTTGCGAAGATGCTACCAGAAGTCAAAGGGATTTTCTGTATAAGGTAATAGAAACTGCCATAAGGGCTGGTGCTACCGTTATAAACATACCAGATACGGTGGGATATACGGTTCCGGAGGAGTTTGCTGACCTCATAGAGGGTATAAGAAACAACGTTCCTAACATTGACAAGGCAATAATAAGTGTCCACTGTCATGACGACCTTGGAATGGCAGTTGCCAACTCCCTCATGGCAGTAAAGCACGGAGCAAGACAGGTAGAGTGCACCATAAACGGCATAGGAGAAAGGGCAGGAAACGCAGCCTTGGAAGAGATAGTTATGGCTCTAAGGGTTCGCAAGGACTTCTTTGGAGGTCTATACACAAACATAAATACCAAAGAGCTGTATAGGACAAGCAGGCTCTTGTGTAGGATTACAGGCAGTTTTGTTCAGCCAAATAAGGCGGTGGTGGGCGACAACGCCTTTGCTCACGAGTCTGGTATTCATCAACATGGTGTGCTATCTAATCCTCTCACCTATGAGATTATGTCGCCGGAAGATGTAGGCTTTCCATCAACGCGCATAATCCTCGGTAAACATTCAGGAAGGCACGCCCTAAAGAGCAAGCTAAGGGAAATGGGTTTTGAGTTCTCAGAGGAAGACTTGGACAGGGTTTTTGAGAAATTCAAAGCCCTTGCGGACAAGAAGAAGGAGGTCTACGAAGAGGACATAGAGGCACTGGTCTACGAGGAGTTTGTAAAGCACGAAGAGGAAGAGCCCATAAGGGTTATCCACTATCAAGTTCAGACAGGAGACAAACTTTTACCTACAGCCACCGTGGTGCTGACCTTTAAGGGAGAGGAAAGAACCGCTACCTCTACTGGTAATGGACCTGTAGACGCCATAATAAGAGCAATACAGAAAGCTCTCGGTGTAGAACCTAAGCTCTTGGACTTTTCTATCAAAGCACTAACTCCTAACACGGACGCTCAGGCGGAGTCAAGGCTTGTGATAGAGCTTGAGGGAGTTAAGGCAAGCGGAAGAGGTGTGGACGTGGATATAATAAGGGCAAGTGTAAGCGGATTTGTGGATGCACTCAACAGGGCTATAATGAGGAAAAGCTACATAGTTTCAAGGGAAAGCCTAAGAAAGGAAGGCACAGTTTGAAATTTTAGAACTTTTTTATCCTTAATGCCCTACCAGTCCTAATGGTTAATGGAAAGGCTCTGCGTATAGGTAAACACATCCCCACTACCGGAGCCCTTAGGGAAATACTAACTAACGTAAACCCTTAGCCCTTCCCCCTCTTCTACTTTTCCTATGACCCACACCCTTAAGCCCAAGTTCTCCGCTTCTTTCTTAAATGTTTCTTCCTTATCCTCTGGAAATGTAAAAAGCAAACCCCCTGAGGTTACAGGGTCTGTAAGCAGTAAAATTTGCCACCACTCAAGTCCTTCGTTTATGGTCCTGTCCCTTACAAAGTTGTAGTTATCAAGAGCACCTTTTGGATATATCTTTTGCCTTATTAGGAAAACAGACTCTTCGTATATGGGAACCTTAGAAAAGTCTATGGCGAACCTTACCTTGGACTTTGTCGCTATGTTCATGGAATGACCCAAGAGACCAAAACCCGTCACATCAGTGCAGGCACTTGCCTCTACAGCCTTTGCAAGCTCAGAAGCCTTTTCGTTTAACATAAGCATATATCCTATGGCATCGCCTATATCCCTCTCGCTAATCTTTCCTTCCTTTATCCCCTTCGTAAGCACACCCACACCCACAGGTTTTGTGAGAGCTATAAGGTCTCCGGGCTTAGCTCCTTCTTGGGTAAAGTATCTTCCATTCTCGCATACACCCATGACCGCAAGACCAAACTTTGGCTCTTTGTCGTCAACGGTATGCCCACCCAGAAGAACAGTTCTTGCCTCTCTCAGCTTATCCGCACACCCCCTCATAACTTCCTTAAGAACATCTATCTCAAGGTCGCAGTTGTTAAAGCCTACTATGGCTAAGGCATTTAAAGGCTTGCACCCCATAGCATAAACATCGCTCAAGGAATTAGCGGATGATATGGCACCCCAGAGGTATGGGTCGTTAAGTATGGGAGTTATGAAATCCACCGTATGGACAAAAATCTGCCCACCGTAAGTGTAGACCCCTGCATCATCACCCACGCCCAAAAGGGTCCGTTCATCTACATATAGGTCTATACCCTTTATCAACTTCTCAAGGTCCGCCGGACCCAGCTTGCTCGCTCAACCAGAAGCCCTCACAAGCCTTAAAAGCTCCATAGACTTATATCATAAAACCGCTCTTCAGAAGAATACTTTGAACTTTTCAAAGAACCCACAACTCATTCTTTGAAGATTTCAAAAGCTATCATGGTTTAAAATTTCTACTATGAAGGAGATACTAAAAAAGCTATCTGAGTTTCAAAACCTTACAAGGGAAGAGGTAAGGCAAGCTCTTGAGGACATAGTAGAGGGCAGAACTACCGATGCCCAGATAGGTGCTTTTATTATTGGCATGAAGATGAAGGGTGAAACCCCAGAGGAGATAGAAGGTGCTGCGAGCTTTTTCAGAGAAAAGGCAACAAGGGTTGAAATAACAGACAAGGAAAACCTTGTGGATACCTGCGGAACGGGTGGCGATATGACAGAGACCTTCAATGTCTCCACTGCGGTCGCTTTTGTTTTAGCAGGTGCAGGTGTTAAGGTTGCCAAGCATGGCAATAGGTCTGTGTCTTCAAAGAGCGGTAGTGCAGACCTCTTAGAGTATCTCGGTGCAAAAATAGACCTCAATGCGGAGCAAGTAAAGAAACTCATAGAAGAGATAGGAATAGGCTTTATGTTTGCTCCTATGTTTCACCCAGCCATGAAAAGGGTCATAGGTCCAAGAAGGGAAGTAGGCTTAAGGTCCATATTTAACCTTGTGGGACCTCTTTCAAATCCAGCGGATGCAAGAAGACAGCTCCTCGGAGTTTTCTCTGACCAACTTGTGGACAAGGTAGCCTTTGCCCTAAAGGGTATGGGAATAAGAAGAGCCTTTGTGGTGCATGGGAAGGATGGCATGGACGAGGTATCCATAAGTGCACCTACGCGTATTGCGGAGTTAAGGGATGGTGAGGTCTTTTTGTATGACTTTCACCCAGAAGAGGTGGGTTTTAAGACTTATCCCATTGAATGCATACGTGTATCTTCTGTAGATGAAAGCTCAAAAATGGTGCTTTCTGTGTTAAAGGGAGAGGTTTCACCTGCATACTACATGGTTTTATTAAATTCCATGTTTGGAATACTCGTTTCTGGAGCTACAGAGGACAGAAATACCGCCCTTGATATGGCCAAGGAATCCATACACTCTGGAAGAGCTTACAAAAAACTGCAGGAGTTCATAGACCTATCGAGAAAAGTCTAATGATAGAAGTAGGTAAGGTAAGCTACCTTAACACACTGCCCCTTTTCTACAGTTGGGACACTCAAGAGGTAAGCCTTATAGAAGGGCATCCATCAGAGCTTGTGAAAAAGCTCAGAGCAGGTCAGATACAAGCAGGCATTGTCTCTTCTGTAGAATTTCTGCTTCATCCAGAAGACTACAGAGTTGTGCCCGGCATATCCATATCTTCAAAGGAAAGAGCTTGCTCTGTTCTTATTTTCTCCCAAAGACCTCTTGAACTCATAAGGAGCATACACCTTACGCCAGCCTCCATGACCTCTAAGATGCTCGCCATGTATGTACTTAAAAGGGTCTACGGAAATAGTCCTGAGGTTGTGGAAAGGTCCCAGGCGGAGGCCCTTCTACTTATAGGAGATGAGGCATTCAGTGAGAAGGCTTCTGGTAGGTGGGATTATATTTATGACCTTGGCGAGGAGTGGTTTCGCCTCCACGGACTTCCCTTCGTCTTTGCCCTCTTTCTTGTGAGAAGGGACGCCCCTGAGTGGTTAGACCAACTCATACTGGAGCAGTGCAGGAAGTCAAGGGAGGAGTTTTACCACGACCTTGAAGAGGGTAAGCTCAGGCTACAAAAGCCTCTCAAGGATTACTTTAACCTATGTCTTGACTATACCCTTGACGAGGAGGGGTGGCGGTCCTTAAGTCTTTTTAAGGAAATTTTAATGGAAGATGCCATATTATGTAAAAATAAGGAGGTGATAGTATGAGAAGAAAGGCTCTGGTCTTGCTAACTGTTTTCTCCGTGGGTTTTCTATTCTCCTGCGGTCAGGTAACCACACAAAGAACTTATGAGGGAGCTACCGTAGGAGCGGTGGGTGGTGCTATAGCTGGAGCTCTTATAGACAGAAACAACAGATGGCGTGGTGCGGTTATAGGTGGTGCTCTCGGTGCGGTTATAGGTGGAACTATAACAGAAATAGCGGCAAGAGCTTCAAGGGAGGCGGCGGCTCAGAACAAGCCCGTGGAATACAAGTCTGAAGATGGAAGGGAAAGGGTGGTGGCAGAGCCCGTAGCTTCAAGGGGCAACTGTAGGATAGTAAAGACTACCTATTATCAGGACGGTAAGGTGGTAAAGGTTGAGGAAAGGGAGGTATGCCCCTAAGGGGCTACCTCTTATAAACCCTTACATTTAGTGTTTATGACACCGTAGTTTCCCCCTCTCTTTCTATAAACTATTCTAAGCGTGCCTGTTTCTATGTCAATGAAGGGAAGGAAATAGACACCAGAATCCTGAAGTTCAAAGACCGCATCTTCCATGCTCATTGGCTTCTCTATTACGAGCTCTTCCTCTACTATGAGAGGTTTTTCCCTCTCTTCATGAGGTCTTATCTCTTCTCTTATAAGCTCTTCCTTTATCTTATGACCTTTGCGTCTTAGTTCGTGCCTTCTCTGTTTTAGTTTTATAAGCTGTCGCTCTATCTCATCCATCACCCTGTCAAGGGCTGAAAAGGGGTCAATATCTTCGTCCCAGGCGTGCAAAGCACCACCACCCCAGGTCTTTAGGTATATGTCCATGTCAACCCTGTAGAGGGTTGGTCTGCTCTCACCCGCAAAGTCCTTTTGCTTCGCTCTTGAGGTAGAAAGTGTTACCACCACCTCTACCTGGTCTTCCTCAGCTTCCTTTAAAAATCTGCTGAACCTCTCGACCTTACCTTCTACAAAGGCCTTCATTGAGTCTGTCCATTCAATGCCTTTACCTATAAACTCCACGTTCATTCTCTGACCTCCTCTAACCTTCTATGGAGTAGAATATGATACCATGAATTTAGGAGTTCTTGTATCAGGGCGTGGTTCAAACCTTCAGGCAATAATAGATGCTATTGAGGCTGGAAAGCTCAAGGACAGGATAGCCTTAGTTATATCTGACAGAGAAGGCGTTCAGGCAATAGACAGGTGTGTAAAACACGGTATTCCACACAGGGTCATTAAGAGGAGAAGTTTTGACAGCAAGGAGGAGTTTGAAAAAAAACTCGTGGAGGCTATGAAGGGGTCTGGAGTTGATTTGGTTGTTCTTGCAGGTTTTATGCGTGTGCTTTCTCCTATATTTCTTAAGGAATTTCCCATGAAGGTTATAAACATACATCCATCCCTTATACCAGCCTTTCAGGGAATGCATGCTCAAAGGCAAGCCTTACAATACGGAGCAAGAATAAGTGGTTGCACCGTCCATTTTGTCACGGAAGAGCTGGACAATGGTCCAGTTATAGCTCAAGCATGCGTGCCAGTCCTTCCAGAAGACACAGAAGAGAGCCTGTCTGAGCGGATACTCCGCCATGAGCATAGGATACTGCCACAGGTAATAAGATGGATATCAGAGGGAAGGGTTAGGGTTGAGGGCAGAAAGGTGGTGGTGGAAGGGGCAAGGTATGGAACGCTACCCTTTAACCCTGAGCTTGAAGACTTTTGATATAATCTTAAGAAAACTGACAAGGAGGTGGAAACATGTTAAGTCTTTTTAGGAGACGCCTGCTTGTGCTTGGAGTGGCTGGTTGTTTTTTTGCCTTCAATTCGTCTCCAGCCCTTGCTGGACTTGTGGGTTCAAAGCCTACTTCTGAAACCCTGACTATGAAGAGAGAGGAAGATATAGCCAAAATCCAAAGAGCCCTTGAAAGCAAACAGCTTCAGGAAAAACTAAAAGCTTATGGTCTCACAAAGGAGGAGGTGGAGAAAAAGCTCTCTGAGCTAAATGACGAGCAGATACATATGTTGGCAAAGGCTTCTGACAGGGTTCTTGCCGGTGGTGATGGTGTTGGGCTCGCCATAGGTATACTTATAATTGCCATCCTTCTTGTAATACTTCTTAAACTTCTAAACAAGGAGATAATCATTAGATGAGAGATGCTCCTGCTTTTGCTTCTTTTCCCCCTTGTTCTTTACTCCAAAAGCCTTGATGTTCCCTTTGTTAAACAGCGGGACCAGTTTTGCGGTCCCGCATCCCTCAGCTCTGTGCTTGCCTATTATGGGCTAAAGGTGTCTCAGGAAGAGATAGCGGAGAAGGTATACAACCCCAAGCTAAAGGGTGCCCTCATTACAGACCTTGAAAACTATGCCAGAGCAAGGGGTTTTAGGACTCTTCTAAAAACCTCAAACCTGCAGGAGCTGAAAAACTACATAGAGGAAGGTCATCCCCCCATAGTGCTTGTGGACTTGGGAACGCTGTGGACAAGCGTCCCCCACTACATGGTAGTTGTTGGATACCGCGAAGATACCTTTTATGTTCACACGGGATATGAAGCCAATAAGCCTATTAAAGCCAAAGAGCTTGACAGAATATGGTCAAAAATGGGAAGGGTTATTCTGATGGTCTATCCATACTGAACCTTTTGGAGAACCTTTTTGTAACCCTCAAGTAGGTCACCTAAGTCAAACCTGAACCTATCTTTATCCAGCTTTTCTCCAGTTTTTGCATCCCATAGCCTGCATGTATCCGGAGATATCTCGTCTATCACCGCAAGGGCACCATCGGGAAGCCTTCCAAACTCTAACTTGAAATCCACGAGCAAAAGACCATGAGACTTAAAAAACTTTTTCAGTATGGTGTTTACCTTAAGGGCTATTTTCACTATATCCTTCAAAGTCTTTTTATCCGCTATACGGAGAAGGATTGCGTGTTCAACACATATAAGTGGGTCGTGTAACTGGTCGTTTTTGTAGAAAAACTCCAATAAGGGCTTTTCCAATTTTTCTCCTTCTTTGAAGCCGAGCCTTTTACATATGCTTCCTGCAGTTATATTCCTTACTACGACCTCTAAGTCAAACCTTTCTGCCTTCCAGACAAGCATTTCTCTTTCGGAAACACGCTCTATAAAATGGGTTTTTACACCCTTTTCTTCCAGCAATTTAAACATTAGGCTTGATATGGTGTTGTTAAGAACACCCTTGCCCTCCACTTCAGCTTTCTTGGTAGCGTCAAAGGCTGTCGCGGTGTCTTTGAAGTATATCAGGCATTTTTCCTTGTCAACCTCGTAAACTTTCTTAGCCTTGCCTTCGTAAAGAAGTTTCATATAATGTATTTTATAGCAAGGAGGGTAAAATGACACCTACACAAAGAGTTGAAGCACTAACGCAGAGTATAAAGTTGACAGATATACTTTACAAAGCTGTTCAGGCAAACGCCTCTGACGTGCATATAACAGCCGGTGCAAGACCGTCGCTAAGGATTGATGGAAAAATAACACAGCTTGTTGAGTATCCTATATTAATTCCAGATGTGACCCAAACGCTTGCCTATTCTGTCATGTCGGAAAGACACAGGAAAACACTTGAAGAAAAGGGACAAGTAGACTTTTCCTTTGGTGTCAAAGACCTTGGTAGGTTCAGAGCAAACGTTTTTTACCAAAGAGGAAGTATCGCAGCGGTTTTTAGAAGGCTTCCCAGTAAGATACTAAGCGTCAAAGATTTAGGGTTAAGTGATAGGGTTCTGGAGGTTTGTCACAAAAGTATGGGTCTTGTTCTTGTAACTGGTCCCACGGGATCTGGAAAAACTACAACTCTTGCAGCACTGATAAATTACATAAATGAAAACTTTCCCCATCACATTATAACTATTGAAGATCCTATAGAATACGTGTTTTCGCATAGAAAGAGTATAGTAAACCAGAGAGAAATAGGTGAGGATGTCCACAGTTTTGCAGATGCTCTCAGGGCTGCTTTGCGTGAAGACCCAGATGTCATCCTTGTGGGTGAAATGAGAGACCTTGAGACAATAGAAATAGCACTAAGAGCAGCAGAAACAGGGCACCTTGTTTTTGGAACACTTCATACAAACACCGCCATATCTACCATTACAAGGATAATAGATGTATTCCCTCCAGAGCAGCAGGAGCAGGTAAGAATACAGCTTTCTTTTGTGCTTCAGGGTGTTATATCTCAGAGACTAATACCTAAGATTGGCGGCGGAAGAGTCCTTGCTTATGAGCTTATGATACCAAATACTGCAATAAGAAACCTAATAAGGGAGAATAAACTTCAACAGATATACGCCATAATGCAGAGCGGGCAGGCTCAAACGGGCATGCAAACCATGAATCAGTCCCTTTACGGACTTTACAAGGCTGGTCTTATATCCCTCGAAGATGCTTATAAATACTCGCCAGATATAAAAGAGTTGGAAAGAATGATAGAAAGAGGAGGGTAAAGATGCCAAGGTTTAAGTATAGAGCCTTTGACGAAACAGGAAACTTTGTAGAAAGTGAAGCAAATTATCCAACTCAAGAAACTTTG from Hydrogenobacter sp. T-8 includes these protein-coding regions:
- a CDS encoding DUF429 domain-containing protein, with product MYSVLGLDLAGSEKRKTGYAYWEGSSLRVGVVYTDREVLELSEGFSLIMIDAPLSIPAGRSSLEDRGPHLRECDLLLKKHGHRFFPVTLGPMRMLTKRAMNLAKAMKERGAEVFETFPGATYDLLGLDRKDRSLILNFYMKLPLALEEREYSQDELDAVACWLAGICHLMGKSLVFSGVDGQIVIANKECVDGLDKR
- a CDS encoding PA2779 family protein — translated: MLSLFRRRLLVLGVAGCFFAFNSSPALAGLVGSKPTSETLTMKREEDIAKIQRALESKQLQEKLKAYGLTKEEVEKKLSELNDEQIHMLAKASDRVLAGGDGVGLAIGILIIAILLVILLKLLNKEIIIR
- the purN gene encoding phosphoribosylglycinamide formyltransferase, whose translation is MNLGVLVSGRGSNLQAIIDAIEAGKLKDRIALVISDREGVQAIDRCVKHGIPHRVIKRRSFDSKEEFEKKLVEAMKGSGVDLVVLAGFMRVLSPIFLKEFPMKVINIHPSLIPAFQGMHAQRQALQYGARISGCTVHFVTEELDNGPVIAQACVPVLPEDTEESLSERILRHEHRILPQVIRWISEGRVRVEGRKVVVEGARYGTLPFNPELEDF
- the purC gene encoding phosphoribosylaminoimidazolesuccinocarboxamide synthase; its protein translation is MKLLYEGKAKKVYEVDKEKCLIYFKDTATAFDATKKAEVEGKGVLNNTISSLMFKLLEEKGVKTHFIERVSEREMLVWKAERFDLEVVVRNITAGSICKRLGFKEGEKLEKPLLEFFYKNDQLHDPLICVEHAILLRIADKKTLKDIVKIALKVNTILKKFFKSHGLLLVDFKLEFGRLPDGALAVIDEISPDTCRLWDAKTGEKLDKDRFRFDLGDLLEGYKKVLQKVQYG
- the hpf gene encoding ribosome hibernation-promoting factor, HPF/YfiA family — translated: MNVEFIGKGIEWTDSMKAFVEGKVERFSRFLKEAEEDQVEVVVTLSTSRAKQKDFAGESRPTLYRVDMDIYLKTWGGGALHAWDEDIDPFSALDRVMDEIERQLIKLKQRRHELRRKGHKIKEELIREEIRPHEEREKPLIVEEELVIEKPMSMEDAVFELQDSGVYFLPFIDIETGTLRIVYRKRGGNYGVINTKCKGL
- a CDS encoding glycine zipper 2TM domain-containing protein, which translates into the protein MRRKALVLLTVFSVGFLFSCGQVTTQRTYEGATVGAVGGAIAGALIDRNNRWRGAVIGGALGAVIGGTITEIAARASREAAAQNKPVEYKSEDGRERVVAEPVASRGNCRIVKTTYYQDGKVVKVEEREVCP
- a CDS encoding C39 family peptidase, which codes for MLLLLLLFPLVLYSKSLDVPFVKQRDQFCGPASLSSVLAYYGLKVSQEEIAEKVYNPKLKGALITDLENYARARGFRTLLKTSNLQELKNYIEEGHPPIVLVDLGTLWTSVPHYMVVVGYREDTFYVHTGYEANKPIKAKELDRIWSKMGRVILMVYPY
- the rfaD gene encoding ADP-glyceromanno-heptose 6-epimerase; its protein translation is MRFLVTGGAGFIGSSLAKALEKKYPKAKVYILDDFSSGHFKNLIGFSGEVITADLSKKELWEWLKTNFQFDAVFHQGAITDTTVQDQRRMMEVNADSLRYILDACLHWKAKLIYASSAGVYGNSKPPMKEEEGLEPENIYGFSKLTMDRIAINFLEEHPEIQVVGLRYFNVYGPGEHYKGKTASMIYQLYRQMKEGKRPRLFKWGEQKRDFVYIEDVIRANLLAFEGNISGVFNVATGIPRSFNEIVDILNRYLGTNYEVEYFDCPYDFYQNFTQADLSKAREFLGYEPLYSLEEGIRDYLERLGETMSPKKDD
- a CDS encoding menaquinone biosynthesis protein; protein product: MIEVGKVSYLNTLPLFYSWDTQEVSLIEGHPSELVKKLRAGQIQAGIVSSVEFLLHPEDYRVVPGISISSKERACSVLIFSQRPLELIRSIHLTPASMTSKMLAMYVLKRVYGNSPEVVERSQAEALLLIGDEAFSEKASGRWDYIYDLGEEWFRLHGLPFVFALFLVRRDAPEWLDQLILEQCRKSREEFYHDLEEGKLRLQKPLKDYFNLCLDYTLDEEGWRSLSLFKEILMEDAILCKNKEVIV
- the leuA gene encoding 2-isopropylmalate synthase, which codes for MDRVYIFDTTLRDGEQAPGFSMTTEEKLQMAHQLARLGVDVIEAGFAAASKGDFEAVNLIAQEVKGPIICSLARALERDIELAGQALEPADRKRIHTFIATSEIHMKYKLRMSPEDVLERAKRAVEYARRFTDDVEFSCEDATRSQRDFLYKVIETAIRAGATVINIPDTVGYTVPEEFADLIEGIRNNVPNIDKAIISVHCHDDLGMAVANSLMAVKHGARQVECTINGIGERAGNAALEEIVMALRVRKDFFGGLYTNINTKELYRTSRLLCRITGSFVQPNKAVVGDNAFAHESGIHQHGVLSNPLTYEIMSPEDVGFPSTRIILGKHSGRHALKSKLREMGFEFSEEDLDRVFEKFKALADKKKEVYEEDIEALVYEEFVKHEEEEPIRVIHYQVQTGDKLLPTATVVLTFKGEERTATSTGNGPVDAIIRAIQKALGVEPKLLDFSIKALTPNTDAQAESRLVIELEGVKASGRGVDVDIIRASVSGFVDALNRAIMRKSYIVSRESLRKEGTV
- the selD gene encoding selenide, water dikinase SelD — encoded protein: MIKGIDLYVDERTLLGVGDDAGVYTYGGQIFVHTVDFITPILNDPYLWGAISSANSLSDVYAMGCKPLNALAIVGFNNCDLEIDVLKEVMRGCADKLREARTVLLGGHTVDDKEPKFGLAVMGVCENGRYFTQEGAKPGDLIALTKPVGVGVLTKGIKEGKISERDIGDAIGYMLMLNEKASELAKAVEASACTDVTGFGLLGHSMNIATKSKVRFAIDFSKVPIYEESVFLIRQKIYPKGALDNYNFVRDRTINEGLEWWQILLLTDPVTSGGLLFTFPEDKEETFKKEAENLGLRVWVIGKVEEGEGLRVYVS
- the trpD gene encoding anthranilate phosphoribosyltransferase gives rise to the protein MKEILKKLSEFQNLTREEVRQALEDIVEGRTTDAQIGAFIIGMKMKGETPEEIEGAASFFREKATRVEITDKENLVDTCGTGGDMTETFNVSTAVAFVLAGAGVKVAKHGNRSVSSKSGSADLLEYLGAKIDLNAEQVKKLIEEIGIGFMFAPMFHPAMKRVIGPRREVGLRSIFNLVGPLSNPADARRQLLGVFSDQLVDKVAFALKGMGIRRAFVVHGKDGMDEVSISAPTRIAELRDGEVFLYDFHPEEVGFKTYPIECIRVSSVDESSKMVLSVLKGEVSPAYYMVLLNSMFGILVSGATEDRNTALDMAKESIHSGRAYKKLQEFIDLSRKV
- a CDS encoding restriction endonuclease subunit S; translated protein: MGFEFYEERDFKDTELGPLPVDWEVVRLGEVAEIIMGQSPPGETYNSNGKGVPFLQGKAEFGNIYPNVTKYTTHPIKTSRIGSILFSVRAPVGDVNIADREYCIGRGLACIELREGENEFLFYYFNFAKEKIEKLGTGSTFKAISKSELQTFSIPLPPLEEQKAIAEVLRAIDEKLQKEEEYKKALQNLFKSLLHNLMSGKIRVRRTTS